In one window of Tenacibaculum mesophilum DNA:
- a CDS encoding NADH:ubiquinone reductase (Na(+)-transporting) subunit B, with the protein MGLKQKLDNFREEHKEKKWFPLFSGFHTFLYMPKEVTHGGTHIKAADDLKRTMNTVIMALIPCLLFGMFNAGYQHNLQIEAVSNATGFFSGEFWNMSNFLIGLVKILPLVIVSYAVGLAIEFVFCIIKGHEIEEGYLVTGMLVPLIVPVDLPLWMLAVAVAFGVIIGKEVFGGTGMNILNPALTIRAFLFFAYPTWMSGDKVWVQGAVEAAGTADAISGETILGSLAQSQPLNYSVSDMFFGFIPGSVGETSTLLILLGALFLIFTKIGSWRIMLSAVIGALVMGFIFNQVVDMGWIGETSKFYGLMSLDFWKHLLIGGFAFGAVYMATDPVTASQTNKGKWIYGFLIGFISIMIRVFNPAYPEGVMLAILLMNVFAPTIDHYVVQGNVKRRLKRLKAKTA; encoded by the coding sequence ATGGGCTTAAAACAAAAATTAGATAATTTTAGAGAAGAACATAAAGAAAAAAAGTGGTTTCCCTTATTTAGTGGATTTCATACTTTTCTTTATATGCCAAAAGAGGTAACGCACGGCGGAACTCATATTAAGGCAGCAGATGACTTAAAACGTACCATGAATACGGTAATTATGGCATTAATACCATGTTTGCTTTTTGGTATGTTCAATGCAGGGTATCAGCATAATCTTCAAATAGAAGCCGTTTCAAATGCAACAGGTTTCTTTTCTGGAGAGTTTTGGAATATGAGTAACTTTCTAATAGGTTTGGTTAAAATATTACCATTAGTAATTGTTTCATATGCGGTTGGTTTAGCAATAGAGTTTGTTTTTTGTATAATCAAAGGGCATGAGATAGAAGAGGGGTACTTGGTAACAGGAATGTTAGTTCCATTAATTGTACCAGTAGATTTACCATTATGGATGCTAGCAGTAGCAGTAGCATTTGGAGTTATAATTGGTAAAGAAGTATTTGGAGGTACAGGAATGAACATCTTAAACCCTGCCTTAACTATTCGTGCATTCTTATTCTTCGCATACCCAACATGGATGTCTGGAGATAAAGTATGGGTTCAAGGAGCAGTAGAAGCTGCCGGAACAGCTGATGCCATTTCAGGAGAAACAATTTTAGGAAGTTTGGCACAATCACAACCATTAAACTATTCAGTTTCTGATATGTTCTTTGGGTTTATTCCAGGTTCTGTAGGAGAAACTTCAACATTATTAATTTTATTAGGAGCTTTATTCTTAATCTTTACAAAGATTGGAAGCTGGAGAATTATGTTATCTGCAGTTATTGGAGCTTTAGTAATGGGATTCATCTTCAATCAAGTAGTTGATATGGGATGGATTGGTGAAACAAGCAAGTTTTACGGATTAATGAGTTTAGATTTTTGGAAGCATTTATTAATTGGAGGTTTTGCGTTTGGTGCTGTATACATGGCAACTGATCCAGTAACAGCATCACAAACTAACAAAGGAAAATGGATTTATGGATTCTTAATTGGTTTTATTTCAATTATGATTCGTGTATTCAACCCTGCATATCCAGAAGGAGTAATGTTAGCAATCTTATTAATGAATGTATTTGCTCCAACTATTGATCATTACGTAGTTCAAGGTAATGTAAAAAGAAGATTAAAACGTTTAAAAGCTAAAACTGCCTAA
- a CDS encoding Na(+)-translocating NADH-quinone reductase subunit A: MSKDIRIKKGLDIKLVGEAEQITTELQLGSLFAVKPDDFHGVIPKILAKEGTEVKAGEALFYSKSDERVLFSSPVSGKVTEIVRGARRKVLAIKITADAQQEYKDFGKKDVDTMSGEEVKNHLFASGCWPFIKQRPYDVVANPNQAPKAIFVSAYASAPLAADYDYALKGKEAELQAALTALTKLTAGKVHVSVGKNSTLSPFKDVKGVELHKVSGPHPVGNVSTQIAQIDPINKGEVVWVVTPQDLVVIGELLLTGKLNITRTVALAGSKFNKPQYVTAKAGAQIADVVKGNLEADNARVISGNVLSGLEVKEDGFLGYYDNLITAIPEGDDYEFFGWNKPVFNKISTSRALTFSWLNPKKKYDLNTNTNGEHRAFVVTGSYEEIFPLDIYPMQLLKACMYKDLDEMEGLGAYEIAPEDFALTEFICVSKQPHQKIIREGLDLMREELG, encoded by the coding sequence ATGTCAAAAGACATCCGTATTAAGAAGGGCTTGGATATCAAGCTAGTTGGCGAGGCAGAACAGATAACTACTGAACTTCAATTAGGTAGTTTGTTTGCAGTAAAGCCAGATGATTTTCACGGCGTTATTCCTAAAATTTTAGCAAAAGAAGGTACAGAAGTAAAAGCAGGAGAAGCACTTTTTTATTCAAAAAGTGACGAGCGTGTTTTATTTTCTAGTCCTGTTAGCGGTAAAGTTACAGAAATCGTTCGTGGAGCACGAAGAAAAGTTTTAGCAATTAAAATCACTGCTGATGCACAGCAGGAATACAAAGATTTTGGTAAAAAAGATGTAGACACAATGTCTGGAGAAGAGGTGAAAAACCACTTGTTTGCTTCAGGCTGTTGGCCGTTTATAAAACAACGTCCGTATGACGTAGTTGCAAATCCTAATCAAGCACCAAAAGCAATTTTTGTATCTGCCTATGCAAGTGCGCCTTTAGCAGCTGATTATGATTATGCGTTAAAAGGCAAAGAAGCAGAATTACAAGCAGCTTTAACAGCGTTAACAAAGTTAACAGCAGGTAAAGTACATGTTTCTGTAGGTAAAAACTCAACACTATCACCATTTAAAGATGTGAAAGGAGTTGAACTACATAAAGTTTCAGGTCCACACCCGGTAGGAAATGTAAGTACACAAATAGCACAAATTGATCCTATTAATAAAGGAGAAGTTGTGTGGGTAGTTACGCCTCAAGACCTAGTAGTAATAGGTGAGCTATTATTAACAGGGAAGTTAAATATTACTCGTACTGTTGCCTTAGCAGGTTCTAAATTTAACAAACCACAGTATGTAACTGCAAAAGCAGGGGCACAAATAGCTGATGTTGTTAAAGGAAATTTAGAGGCTGATAATGCTCGTGTAATTAGTGGAAATGTTTTAAGTGGTTTAGAAGTTAAAGAAGATGGTTTCTTAGGATACTACGATAACTTAATTACAGCTATCCCAGAAGGAGATGATTATGAGTTTTTTGGATGGAATAAACCAGTTTTTAACAAAATATCTACTTCTAGAGCATTAACTTTTTCTTGGTTAAACCCAAAGAAAAAATATGACTTAAATACAAATACTAACGGAGAACACAGAGCATTTGTAGTAACAGGCTCTTATGAAGAAATTTTTCCGTTAGACATCTATCCGATGCAATTATTAAAAGCTTGTATGTATAAAGATCTGGACGAAATGGAAGGATTAGGGGCTTACGAAATTGCACCAGAAGATTTTGCATTAACAGAATTTATTTGTGTATCGAAACAACCTCACCAAAAAATAATTCGAGAAGGATTAGATTTAATGAGAGAAGAATTAGGATAA
- a CDS encoding cytochrome-c peroxidase — protein sequence MTRFLQYLILILVLYSCKQHNSQEEKLNQGYSIVDLYKKPISKWPKPIIDEGVEWQEMKPIEINYNYFEDIKKPEVTLGKLLFFDPKLSSSNQISCSSCHHPEMGWATHTEKSTGHNHLQSSRNAPTILNVASKKIFFWDGRVASLENQALGPITAHNEMNMNIDELPGKLQKVKRYEELFKKVYKKENITIEQVLSAIAAFERTIKSQPSKVDRFMKGSYKALTDSEIKGLHLFRTKARCMNCHHGQFFTDQKFHNIGLTYYKREQEDLGRYNVTKNSEDVGKFLTPSLRDLLNTRPWMHNGFFDNLTGVVNMYNSGMQMLNPSFEEKKKDSLFPVVDPLMKPLNLTDEEINDLVAFLKALNGTKYKMEIPEVPR from the coding sequence ATGACACGATTTTTACAATACCTTATTCTTATCCTTGTGTTGTATTCATGCAAGCAACATAATTCACAAGAAGAAAAATTAAACCAAGGTTATTCCATAGTTGACTTATATAAAAAACCAATTTCAAAATGGCCAAAACCAATCATTGACGAGGGGGTTGAGTGGCAAGAAATGAAACCCATAGAAATAAATTACAATTATTTCGAAGACATAAAAAAGCCAGAAGTTACGCTAGGTAAACTACTTTTTTTTGATCCCAAATTATCGTCCTCAAATCAAATATCATGTAGTTCTTGTCATCATCCAGAAATGGGATGGGCAACTCATACCGAAAAATCTACGGGTCATAATCATTTACAAAGCTCTAGAAATGCACCTACAATTTTAAATGTAGCATCAAAAAAAATCTTTTTTTGGGATGGTAGAGTAGCTTCTTTAGAAAATCAAGCACTGGGGCCTATAACAGCTCATAATGAAATGAATATGAATATTGATGAACTACCTGGTAAGCTTCAAAAAGTAAAAAGATATGAAGAGCTTTTTAAAAAGGTTTATAAAAAAGAAAATATAACAATAGAGCAGGTTTTAAGTGCAATTGCAGCTTTTGAGAGAACTATAAAAAGTCAACCTAGTAAGGTAGATAGATTTATGAAAGGAAGTTACAAAGCATTAACAGATTCTGAAATTAAAGGGTTACATCTTTTTAGAACAAAAGCAAGATGTATGAATTGTCATCATGGGCAATTTTTTACAGATCAAAAATTTCATAATATAGGATTAACATATTACAAGAGAGAACAAGAAGATCTAGGACGTTATAATGTTACGAAGAATAGTGAAGATGTTGGAAAATTTTTAACCCCTTCTTTAAGAGATCTACTTAATACAAGACCATGGATGCACAATGGTTTTTTTGATAACTTAACAGGAGTGGTAAACATGTATAACAGTGGTATGCAGATGTTAAACCCATCTTTTGAAGAAAAAAAGAAAGACTCATTGTTTCCAGTGGTAGACCCGTTAATGAAACCTTTAAACTTAACCGATGAAGAAATTAATGACTTAGTAGCTTTTCTAAAAGCTTTAAATGGAACAAAGTACAAAATGGAGATTCCAGAAGTACCACGATGA
- a CDS encoding DUF6850 family outer membrane beta-barrel protein, translating into MFISYGVAGYKNINQKSIRWNEAIDYDLIYPYITADSVGGSLSNERYHFLGGYAKTTKKIDFGAQLQYKANLASRSRDPRVKDVSSNFQIKSGVYFKDLFGVNLGLHAGFQKYTQSNDIRFFNQISVPEIYHLNGLGYFNDIVRGTYKSVFYDGSGFNLGMQLQPIKNNDLWLYVNTKQLKISKFLSEAVSTELSSLKNNDINASLVKLFTKKGQTFGVKLMYQVQEKKGLESILSSRTGSTLKIIGQNENYKLNNTTYQLSTLYYKDAEKYFMYFSPYINYQKYKEDYFLIRSYQYVDNLNVGFVSRYTTSVNEKILFSAVVNFNYKAVLKGKSLLRNDNQVSISNMLHQNNELLNSNYINSGVKLKLDYSVAEKINVFVGINTETALVNTAINNLYTISTGVSF; encoded by the coding sequence GTGTTCATAAGTTATGGGGTAGCAGGGTATAAAAACATCAATCAAAAAAGTATTCGATGGAATGAAGCTATCGATTATGATTTAATTTATCCATACATTACAGCAGATTCGGTAGGAGGAAGCTTAAGTAACGAGCGTTATCACTTTTTAGGAGGGTATGCAAAAACGACTAAAAAAATAGATTTTGGAGCGCAGTTACAATACAAAGCAAACTTAGCTAGTAGAAGTAGAGATCCAAGAGTAAAAGACGTAAGTTCAAATTTTCAAATAAAATCAGGAGTATATTTTAAAGATCTTTTTGGGGTTAACTTAGGGCTTCATGCAGGTTTTCAGAAATATACACAATCCAATGATATTCGTTTTTTTAATCAAATTTCAGTACCCGAGATTTATCATTTAAATGGCTTAGGATATTTTAATGATATTGTAAGAGGAACTTATAAAAGTGTTTTTTATGATGGTAGTGGATTTAATTTAGGAATGCAGTTACAGCCAATAAAAAATAATGATTTATGGCTGTATGTAAACACAAAACAATTGAAAATAAGTAAATTTTTAAGTGAAGCAGTATCTACAGAGTTGTCTAGCTTAAAAAATAACGATATAAACGCTTCTTTGGTAAAATTGTTTACGAAAAAAGGGCAAACTTTTGGGGTTAAACTAATGTATCAGGTTCAAGAAAAAAAAGGATTAGAGTCTATTCTTTCTTCAAGAACTGGATCAACACTCAAAATTATAGGTCAAAACGAAAATTACAAACTAAATAACACTACTTATCAATTAAGTACACTTTACTATAAAGACGCTGAAAAGTATTTTATGTACTTCTCTCCATATATTAACTATCAAAAATACAAAGAAGACTATTTTTTAATTAGAAGTTACCAGTATGTTGATAATCTTAATGTCGGATTTGTCTCTAGATATACAACAAGTGTTAATGAGAAAATATTGTTTTCTGCAGTAGTAAACTTTAATTATAAAGCTGTTTTAAAAGGGAAATCTTTGTTAAGAAACGATAATCAAGTTTCCATATCAAACATGCTTCATCAAAATAATGAATTGCTAAACTCTAATTATATTAATTCAGGAGTAAAACTTAAGCTAGATTATAGTGTAGCGGAAAAAATTAATGTTTTCGTTGGAATTAATACAGAAACAGCTCTAGTTAACACTGCAATAAATAATTTATATACAATATCAACAGGAGTAAGTTTTTAA
- a CDS encoding type IX secretion system plug protein, which yields MRLSNYFLLFFALLFLNIQAQNVKTVQLRPKNNPNFYAPIVRLGDVLKLSFDDLDADSKQYLYKIEHMTHDWRPSSITSNQYIQGFEQNEIFNFTNSFNTLQPYTHYSIEIPNENTIITKSGNYLISVLDEDYKVVFTRRCVFYEDITTVGVAAFRSRNTTTTNQQQTVQFSVNHSGLQINNPSQEINVTLFQNHNWNTAITNLQPIFIKPQQLLYNHTVKTNFWGGNEFLNFDTKLIRNSSLNVAKVERKNVYHSYLYTDEPRADKTYTYNPDINGQFVIRTTERDVIDNRDNTEADYSLVHFSLDAFEPYENKEVYVYGAFNNYELSEENKMTYDPSQKIYKAILPFKQGFYNYSYATLNKKKNIDLHEVNGSFYQTENEYTVIVYYRPFGEIYDRVIGVGYGFFNQNR from the coding sequence ATGCGATTATCAAATTATTTTTTATTATTCTTTGCATTGTTATTTTTGAATATTCAAGCTCAAAATGTAAAAACAGTACAACTACGACCTAAAAATAACCCAAACTTTTATGCCCCTATTGTTCGCTTGGGTGATGTTTTAAAATTATCTTTTGATGATTTAGATGCTGATAGCAAACAGTATTTATACAAAATTGAACATATGACTCATGATTGGAGACCCAGTTCAATAACAAGTAATCAATACATTCAGGGTTTTGAACAAAACGAAATCTTCAACTTTACCAATTCCTTTAACACACTCCAACCTTATACTCATTATTCTATAGAAATCCCTAATGAGAACACAATTATCACAAAAAGTGGTAATTATTTAATTTCTGTTTTAGATGAGGATTATAAAGTTGTTTTTACAAGACGCTGTGTCTTTTACGAAGATATTACCACCGTTGGTGTTGCTGCTTTTAGAAGCAGAAATACAACAACAACCAACCAACAACAAACCGTTCAATTTTCAGTTAATCACTCAGGTTTACAAATCAATAATCCTTCTCAAGAAATTAATGTTACATTGTTTCAAAACCATAATTGGAATACAGCTATTACTAATCTTCAACCTATTTTTATAAAACCTCAACAACTTTTATATAATCACACTGTAAAAACTAATTTCTGGGGGGGAAATGAGTTTTTAAATTTTGACACTAAACTGATACGAAACTCTAGTTTAAATGTTGCTAAAGTAGAACGCAAAAACGTATACCACAGCTACCTCTACACAGACGAGCCTAGGGCTGATAAAACATATACCTACAACCCTGATATTAACGGACAGTTTGTTATAAGAACCACTGAACGTGATGTTATTGACAACAGAGATAACACTGAGGCTGATTATTCTTTAGTTCATTTTTCTTTAGATGCTTTTGAGCCTTACGAAAACAAGGAAGTTTATGTTTATGGAGCTTTTAACAACTACGAATTGTCTGAAGAAAATAAAATGACCTATGATCCTTCTCAGAAAATTTACAAGGCAATTTTACCTTTTAAACAAGGCTTCTACAACTATAGCTACGCTACTTTAAACAAGAAAAAAAACATTGACTTACACGAGGTTAACGGTTCTTTTTATCAAACTGAGAATGAATATACCGTAATTGTTTATTACAGACCTTTTGGTGAAATTTACGATAGAGTAATTGGTGTTGGTTACGGTTTTTTTAACCAAAATAGGTAA
- the apaG gene encoding Co2+/Mg2+ efflux protein ApaG has protein sequence MFQQITKGIKVSVKTSFRGSVYREHRQYYAFSYYVSIENSSKETVKLLERFWVIFDALNNTEYVEGEGVVGETPILRPNDIYNYRSNCFLLSTTGAMGGNYKMINVETFEEFLVIIPTFQLTTSSILN, from the coding sequence ATGTTTCAGCAAATTACAAAAGGTATTAAGGTTTCTGTAAAAACGTCTTTTAGAGGCTCAGTTTACAGAGAGCATCGGCAATACTACGCTTTTAGTTATTATGTTTCCATAGAAAATAGTTCGAAAGAAACTGTAAAGCTATTGGAACGTTTTTGGGTTATTTTTGATGCTCTTAACAATACTGAATATGTAGAAGGTGAAGGTGTCGTTGGTGAAACTCCAATCTTAAGACCTAACGATATTTATAATTACAGATCAAATTGCTTTTTACTATCTACTACAGGTGCTATGGGCGGCAATTATAAGATGATTAACGTAGAAACTTTTGAGGAATTTCTTGTAATTATTCCTACTTTTCAATTAACCACCTCTTCTATTTTAAATTAA
- a CDS encoding DUF3667 domain-containing protein → MIKKNKVPVIKDANCLNCGCPFTNNEKFCPECGQKNRGKKITLSVFLRELFAGFFSLDTKFWRTLIPLLISPGKVSKDYIEGKRIKYTNPFRFYLATSIIFFLIISLTDSYKKFEELRIGRSSNIKINNDDSEDIQVDLDSIQSIVFKQLEEQDSIDTKQTETDSTKVSYNIKPKTVKSNLSNSFDIIEFMKFQKTHPKTSIDAALDSLQVTKNFSNRFWYSRAKVFNSIFLDRDEAKKFFRQVLSYASIALFVLLPLFTLFLKFIYIRKKYTYVEHLVFVFHVQTVLFLLFSIFYIIDFFKHSNNFLSIFLLLFMVYLYIAMKRFYNQGYFKTFTKYMLANTMFFILAMLGSAAISFAAFALY, encoded by the coding sequence ATGATTAAGAAAAATAAAGTTCCGGTTATTAAAGATGCTAACTGTTTAAATTGCGGATGTCCTTTTACTAATAACGAAAAGTTTTGTCCTGAATGCGGACAAAAGAATAGAGGTAAGAAAATTACACTAAGTGTTTTTCTTCGTGAACTTTTTGCTGGTTTTTTCTCTTTAGATACTAAGTTTTGGCGAACACTAATCCCTTTACTAATAAGCCCTGGAAAAGTTTCAAAAGACTATATAGAAGGAAAAAGAATTAAATACACAAATCCTTTTCGGTTCTATTTAGCTACATCTATTATTTTTTTCTTAATCATAAGCTTAACAGACAGTTACAAAAAGTTTGAAGAATTAAGGATTGGACGTTCATCTAATATCAAAATAAATAATGATGACTCAGAGGATATTCAAGTAGATTTGGACTCTATCCAAAGTATCGTTTTTAAACAACTTGAAGAACAAGACTCTATTGACACTAAACAAACTGAAACTGATTCTACTAAAGTTTCGTATAATATAAAACCAAAAACAGTTAAATCAAATCTTAGTAATTCTTTTGATATTATAGAGTTTATGAAATTTCAAAAGACGCATCCAAAAACCTCTATTGATGCTGCTTTGGACAGTTTACAAGTTACCAAAAATTTTAGCAATCGTTTTTGGTATTCTCGCGCTAAAGTTTTTAATTCAATTTTTTTAGATAGAGATGAAGCAAAGAAGTTTTTCCGTCAGGTACTATCATATGCTTCTATAGCACTTTTTGTTCTACTGCCTTTATTTACTTTATTTTTAAAATTTATTTATATTAGAAAAAAATATACTTACGTAGAGCATCTAGTTTTTGTATTTCATGTACAAACTGTGCTATTTCTTCTTTTTTCAATTTTTTATATTATAGACTTTTTTAAACACTCTAATAACTTTCTTTCTATTTTCTTATTACTTTTTATGGTTTACCTATACATTGCCATGAAAAGGTTTTACAATCAAGGATATTTTAAAACATTTACTAAATATATGCTTGCAAATACGATGTTTTTTATTCTAGCCATGCTTGGATCAGCCGCTATATCATTTGCTGCATTTGCCCTGTATTAA
- a CDS encoding NRDE family protein, which translates to MCTVTYLPLGNNNFILTSNRDEDPKRKTIAPKTYVEEGVKLTYPKDELAGGTWIGLSEKNRLICLLNGGFTKHQRAESYRMSRGVIVKQLLKVDDPVEIINHFDFEGIEPFTIVLVDWNNGLQAYELVWDGVKKHFQELGKTPKIWSSSTLYTDEMKQLRKEWFADWLSNNKEFHQSGIINFHQDETRGNKEVSLKMKRQSVETVSVTSVIKKEKQLTMSYYDLHSNINKIGVEIISL; encoded by the coding sequence ATGTGTACGGTAACTTATTTACCTTTAGGGAATAATAATTTTATATTAACATCAAATAGAGATGAAGACCCGAAACGAAAAACGATTGCACCAAAAACGTATGTTGAAGAAGGAGTGAAGTTAACATACCCTAAAGATGAATTAGCTGGAGGTACATGGATAGGGTTAAGTGAAAAAAATAGATTGATTTGTTTGCTAAATGGAGGGTTTACAAAACACCAAAGAGCAGAATCGTACCGAATGAGTAGGGGAGTGATTGTAAAGCAGTTATTAAAAGTTGATGATCCTGTTGAAATTATCAATCACTTTGACTTTGAAGGAATTGAGCCTTTTACCATTGTGTTAGTTGATTGGAATAATGGGTTGCAAGCGTATGAATTGGTTTGGGATGGAGTTAAAAAACATTTTCAAGAGCTAGGTAAAACTCCTAAAATATGGTCATCATCTACACTATATACTGATGAAATGAAACAGCTAAGAAAAGAGTGGTTTGCAGATTGGTTATCCAACAACAAAGAGTTTCATCAATCAGGTATAATTAATTTTCATCAAGATGAAACTAGAGGTAATAAAGAAGTGTCATTAAAGATGAAGCGTCAAAGTGTAGAAACTGTTAGTGTAACTTCAGTAATAAAAAAAGAAAAGCAACTTACCATGAGCTACTACGACCTGCATTCAAATATTAACAAAATAGGAGTCGAAATCATTAGTTTGTAA